The Streptomyces sp. HUAS CB01 genome has a segment encoding these proteins:
- a CDS encoding relaxase/mobilization nuclease domain-containing protein — protein sequence MVPDISTGSRTYGLLAYLYGPGRRDEHTDPHLVAAWMPELAPDPGRDPNATLKQLTDRLDLPVLALPKNRRPAQHVWHCPVRTAPGDRHLTDAEWAEVARRIVHATGIAEEGDDKACRWIAVRHAEDHIHIVATLKREDGRSPRRHQDGIRAQAECRKIEKEWGLQILNEGDRTAAQRPTSAERAKAERTGRTEPPRETLREQVRQALAGTADEDEFFRRLTEAGLRLEKRVAPSGDILGYKVALPGDRNRDGEPIWFPGSRLAPDLSLPRIRQRLADGPPEDEPTTVTGPAPRAARPAGARRDATHVAEQAVTVLAGDDDAAGAAQLIGVGELLDAVAQTSPASTRQELAEAARAFERATRSHTRAEHADHRALRSAARGIVQAGNALGKGEDGGTTAMLLSTMVLVTIAAIHWHSARGHAQQAAAARQAAQHLRAAYQTASATPMKAMREQGRRLPAPVRDRYAHTMEAALPGQADHVLHEPGWDALAATLAQAERAGHNPDALLQQAIEWRELETADNVTDVLVWRLRRIGKLPATADLSRTRAHQRTPAPPRASKPQAAEPTVRNDTNSSRRSGPRR from the coding sequence GTGGTCCCGGACATCTCCACCGGCAGTCGCACCTACGGACTCCTCGCCTACCTCTACGGGCCCGGCCGCCGCGACGAACACACCGACCCGCACCTCGTCGCCGCCTGGATGCCGGAACTGGCCCCCGACCCCGGACGGGACCCGAACGCCACCCTCAAGCAGCTCACTGACCGGCTCGACCTCCCCGTCCTCGCCCTCCCGAAGAACCGCCGCCCGGCCCAGCACGTATGGCACTGCCCCGTCCGCACCGCCCCCGGCGACCGGCACCTCACCGACGCCGAATGGGCCGAGGTCGCCCGCCGCATCGTCCACGCCACCGGCATCGCCGAGGAAGGCGACGACAAGGCGTGCCGCTGGATCGCCGTACGCCACGCCGAGGACCACATCCACATCGTCGCCACGCTCAAACGCGAAGACGGACGAAGCCCCCGTCGGCACCAGGACGGCATCCGCGCCCAGGCCGAGTGCCGCAAGATCGAAAAGGAGTGGGGCCTGCAGATCCTCAACGAAGGCGACCGCACCGCCGCCCAACGCCCCACCAGCGCCGAACGCGCCAAGGCGGAGCGTACTGGCCGCACCGAACCGCCCCGTGAAACGCTGCGTGAGCAGGTCCGCCAGGCGCTGGCCGGCACCGCCGACGAGGACGAGTTCTTCCGTCGTCTCACCGAAGCCGGCCTTCGCCTCGAAAAGCGTGTAGCCCCCTCCGGCGACATCCTCGGATACAAGGTCGCCCTGCCCGGCGACCGGAACCGTGACGGCGAGCCTATTTGGTTCCCCGGCTCCCGGCTCGCCCCCGACCTCTCCCTCCCCAGGATTCGCCAGCGCCTTGCGGACGGACCGCCCGAGGACGAGCCGACGACCGTCACGGGCCCCGCCCCACGGGCCGCTCGCCCAGCCGGTGCTCGCCGAGACGCCACCCACGTCGCCGAGCAGGCCGTCACCGTACTCGCCGGGGACGACGACGCGGCAGGCGCCGCTCAGCTCATCGGCGTTGGTGAACTACTGGACGCCGTCGCCCAGACCTCCCCGGCCTCCACCCGCCAGGAACTCGCTGAGGCCGCCCGCGCCTTCGAACGTGCCACCCGCTCCCACACCCGCGCCGAGCACGCCGACCACCGCGCCCTCCGCTCCGCCGCGCGCGGCATCGTCCAGGCCGGCAACGCCCTCGGCAAAGGCGAGGACGGCGGCACCACCGCGATGCTCCTGTCCACGATGGTCCTCGTCACGATCGCCGCCATCCACTGGCACTCCGCCCGCGGCCACGCCCAGCAGGCCGCTGCCGCCCGACAAGCCGCGCAGCACCTGCGCGCCGCCTACCAGACCGCGTCCGCCACGCCCATGAAGGCGATGCGCGAACAGGGACGCCGACTCCCCGCCCCCGTACGCGACCGCTACGCCCACACCATGGAAGCCGCACTGCCCGGACAGGCCGACCACGTCCTGCACGAGCCTGGCTGGGACGCGCTCGCCGCCACCCTTGCCCAAGCCGAACGAGCCGGACACAACCCCGACGCACTGCTCCAGCAGGCGATCGAATGGCGCGAGTTGGAGACCGCCGACAATGTCACCGACGTACTCGTCTGGCGCCTGCGGCGCATCGGGAAGCTACCCGCCACAGCGGACCTGTCCCGCACACGAGCGCACCAGCGGACACCGGCGCCGCCCCGAGCCTCGAAGCCGCAGGCAGCTGAGCCCACGGTTCGCAACGACACGAACAGCTCCCGCAGGTCGGGCCCCCGGCGCTGA
- a CDS encoding plasmid mobilization protein, whose protein sequence is MHRDQVRSVRLTRDELDVVKRAAEAVGLKTAGFLADAAVAVAQAQGGPKAWLMDQRGRVEELMAASAQLARAGNNLNQVARVLNSGGQAEYADDAVARVLRAAARVEAAAIEMARR, encoded by the coding sequence GTGCACCGCGACCAAGTCCGCAGCGTCCGCCTGACCCGCGACGAACTCGACGTCGTCAAGCGCGCCGCCGAAGCCGTCGGCCTCAAGACCGCCGGATTCCTCGCCGACGCCGCGGTCGCCGTCGCGCAGGCCCAGGGCGGTCCCAAGGCATGGCTGATGGACCAGCGCGGACGGGTCGAGGAGCTGATGGCCGCCAGCGCCCAGCTCGCCCGCGCCGGCAACAACCTCAACCAGGTCGCCCGCGTCCTCAACTCCGGCGGCCAGGCCGAGTACGCCGACGACGCCGTCGCCCGCGTCCTGCGCGCCGCCGCCAGGGTCGAGGCCGCCGCCATCGAGATGGCGAGGCGCTGA
- a CDS encoding DUF2637 domain-containing protein, producing the protein MSHTAPVPARINGWDRAAVVALGGAGCALSYDALQQMATAIHVRGLLTFVFPLVIDGFIAYGVRALLVLRTAPLAARCYVWTLFGTATAASIWANALHAVRLNQQRHDGAGLRLGDVTVGVLSTLAPLALAGAVHLYILIARRATEAGLSGHQETAGVRTERVTGDRPDNHLGWGVRGTAPVVSGHPAELPGPDTGRPAVTQRPDTSETTPDTVSGARKKPVEPEPEHGGRDADQGGHPAPRPRPVTHPADPAKRPDTTSGPSAKARPTDPPDTEPRKSAPVTDEQLLAIARPAVTEAGDLTRKVVADAIRGHGHGLGNDRLTVLMQHLRKEADKAPDTRTG; encoded by the coding sequence GTGAGCCACACCGCGCCCGTACCGGCGCGGATCAACGGCTGGGACCGGGCCGCCGTCGTCGCCCTCGGCGGCGCGGGATGCGCGCTCTCGTACGACGCCCTGCAGCAGATGGCCACCGCGATCCACGTCCGAGGACTCCTGACCTTCGTCTTCCCCCTGGTCATCGACGGATTCATCGCCTACGGAGTGCGAGCCCTCCTGGTCCTACGCACCGCCCCGCTCGCGGCCCGCTGCTACGTGTGGACGCTGTTCGGAACGGCGACCGCCGCGAGTATCTGGGCCAACGCCCTGCACGCCGTACGCCTCAACCAGCAGCGGCACGACGGTGCGGGCCTCCGGCTCGGCGACGTCACCGTCGGCGTCCTGTCCACCCTGGCCCCGCTCGCCTTGGCCGGAGCCGTCCACCTGTACATCCTGATCGCCCGGCGGGCCACCGAGGCCGGCCTGTCCGGACACCAGGAGACCGCCGGTGTCCGGACGGAGCGTGTCACCGGTGACCGTCCGGATAACCACCTCGGCTGGGGCGTACGAGGTACAGCCCCGGTCGTGTCCGGACACCCGGCCGAGTTGCCCGGCCCGGACACCGGCCGCCCGGCGGTCACCCAGCGGCCGGACACCTCGGAGACCACCCCGGACACCGTGTCCGGAGCGCGGAAGAAGCCGGTCGAACCGGAGCCCGAGCACGGTGGCCGCGACGCTGACCAGGGCGGACACCCCGCTCCCAGACCCCGCCCGGTCACCCACCCCGCCGACCCGGCCAAGCGTCCGGACACCACTTCGGGCCCGTCCGCGAAGGCCCGGCCCACCGACCCTCCGGACACCGAACCCCGCAAGTCGGCCCCGGTCACCGACGAACAACTCCTCGCGATCGCCCGACCGGCGGTCACCGAGGCCGGCGACCTGACCCGCAAGGTCGTCGCGGACGCCATCCGCGGTCACGGACACGGTCTCGGCAATGACCGGTTGACCGTCCTGATGCAGCACCTCCGCAAGGAAGCGGACAAGGCTCCGGACACCCGGACCGGCTGA
- a CDS encoding WhiB family transcriptional regulator: protein MHRTDTAQPRALGDHTWRDRAACRSTPHHQVDPELFFPEPDEVDRIAAAKALCAQCPVRSTCLDAALENGDRDGIRGGMTEEERELLHGKLGQRLNYSRVNEALSGRDIHLTKAERKAVVRAAYQADIPAERLARILKVTEAHAGKLYRRTRREIRNRAVDQQKKANEASKTPDNAPRALKNPAAKLPARDDLGTAA, encoded by the coding sequence ATGCACCGCACTGACACCGCGCAGCCTCGAGCCCTCGGCGACCACACCTGGCGCGACCGGGCCGCCTGCCGCTCGACCCCGCACCATCAGGTCGACCCCGAACTCTTCTTCCCTGAGCCCGACGAGGTCGACCGCATCGCCGCGGCCAAGGCCCTGTGCGCGCAGTGCCCGGTCCGCAGCACCTGCCTCGACGCCGCCCTCGAGAACGGCGACCGCGACGGCATCCGGGGCGGCATGACCGAAGAGGAGCGAGAGCTTCTGCACGGCAAGTTGGGGCAACGCCTCAACTACTCCCGCGTCAACGAAGCCCTGTCCGGACGCGACATCCACCTCACCAAGGCCGAGCGCAAGGCAGTCGTCCGCGCCGCCTACCAGGCCGACATCCCCGCCGAGCGGCTCGCCCGGATACTCAAGGTCACCGAGGCACACGCCGGGAAGCTCTACCGCCGGACCCGCCGGGAGATCCGCAACCGCGCCGTCGACCAGCAGAAGAAGGCGAACGAGGCATCGAAGACGCCCGACAACGCCCCCCGGGCCCTGAAGAATCCCGCCGCCAAACTCCCGGCCCGCGACGACCTCGGGACTGCGGCGTGA
- a CDS encoding ATP-binding protein: protein MRDYDAQPVGGIARRLAHILTSRGIDPSTKLTDPAEPLPALQAAQARIPARYRAAVADHPAVAAWVREVAERGRPGPEGAPGLAEGRSLLIVGTTGTGKTYQAYGAVRSLLIAGVRLRWKAITAADLYAELRPRPGHDGERELMDLARCPLLIIDDLGAAKNSEWTEEITMRLINRRYNAMLPTLITTNLGMADLRAHIGDRVASRLTEMTDRVILDGPDRRRALAAERRRIAAASA, encoded by the coding sequence ATGCGCGACTACGACGCCCAGCCCGTCGGAGGCATCGCCCGCCGACTGGCGCACATCCTCACCTCCCGGGGCATCGACCCGAGCACCAAGCTCACGGACCCGGCCGAACCTCTCCCCGCCCTCCAGGCGGCGCAGGCCCGTATCCCGGCCCGCTACCGAGCCGCCGTCGCCGACCACCCGGCCGTCGCCGCCTGGGTCCGCGAGGTGGCCGAGCGGGGACGCCCCGGACCCGAGGGCGCCCCGGGACTCGCCGAGGGACGCTCGCTGCTGATCGTCGGCACCACCGGGACCGGCAAGACGTACCAGGCGTACGGAGCGGTCCGCTCGCTCCTGATCGCCGGGGTCCGGCTGCGCTGGAAGGCGATCACGGCCGCCGACCTGTACGCCGAGCTGCGACCCCGCCCGGGACACGACGGCGAGCGCGAGCTGATGGACCTGGCCCGCTGCCCGCTGCTGATCATCGACGACCTCGGCGCCGCGAAGAACAGCGAGTGGACCGAGGAGATCACGATGCGGCTCATCAACCGCCGCTACAACGCGATGCTCCCGACCCTGATCACCACCAACCTCGGCATGGCCGACTTGCGTGCCCACATCGGCGACCGCGTCGCCTCCCGTCTCACCGAGATGACCGACCGGGTCATCCTCGACGGCCCCGACCGCAGACGAGCCCTCGCGGCCGAGCGACGCCGTATCGCCGCCGCCAGCGCCTGA
- a CDS encoding helix-turn-helix transcriptional regulator — MPARHFDRGRLRSVRRAAEIYQVAVGEALGVSDSAVAGWETGAQTPDPEKLPALARALGRDVDDLFPRSGPPDLTDLRCDAGYYQYETAELIGTKSAGPVAAAERGERRLKDKYVPALAAAYGVSPEELRRAEARSIAKAQGVQVDEPAPSGTGSASALGTPPESLAEKITLLLNSSYPGPQGPPSDAEMANAVNAHAGAQIITEEGFRDLRTGITGTASPAVLDALSAVVGVSRMYFEPDAAVAAQVYEGLQLLAAAKKGAVGRVRARGLGSQGLSPKAMALVNELVAELEEKEADAGE, encoded by the coding sequence ATGCCTGCTCGTCACTTCGACCGAGGTCGACTGCGCTCGGTACGGCGAGCCGCCGAGATCTACCAGGTTGCCGTTGGCGAGGCGCTGGGAGTGTCCGACTCGGCGGTCGCCGGCTGGGAGACCGGCGCGCAGACTCCCGATCCGGAGAAACTGCCCGCGCTGGCGCGCGCGCTTGGACGGGACGTAGACGACCTGTTCCCGCGGTCTGGGCCGCCCGATCTGACTGACCTGCGCTGCGATGCCGGCTACTACCAGTACGAGACGGCTGAGCTGATCGGAACCAAGAGCGCCGGACCAGTAGCGGCGGCCGAACGCGGAGAGCGACGTCTCAAGGACAAGTACGTCCCGGCCTTGGCGGCGGCGTACGGGGTCAGCCCGGAGGAGCTGCGGCGAGCGGAGGCCCGGTCGATCGCCAAGGCGCAGGGTGTGCAGGTTGACGAACCCGCACCGTCGGGAACCGGGAGCGCCTCGGCCCTCGGCACCCCTCCCGAATCGCTGGCCGAGAAGATCACCCTGCTCCTGAACAGCTCGTATCCCGGCCCCCAGGGGCCCCCCTCGGATGCGGAGATGGCGAACGCGGTGAACGCTCACGCCGGAGCGCAGATCATCACCGAGGAAGGCTTCCGGGATCTCCGTACAGGCATCACCGGGACCGCGTCGCCGGCGGTGCTGGACGCGCTCTCAGCCGTCGTGGGCGTCTCGCGGATGTACTTCGAGCCAGACGCCGCCGTGGCTGCTCAGGTCTATGAGGGTCTTCAACTCCTCGCAGCCGCGAAGAAGGGGGCCGTGGGCCGGGTGAGGGCTCGGGGGCTGGGCTCTCAGGGGCTGTCACCGAAGGCGATGGCTCTGGTGAACGAGTTGGTGGCGGAGCTTGAGGAGAAGGAAGCGGACGCCGGCGAGTAA
- a CDS encoding amidohydrolase family protein, whose translation MLITARRVLVGPGTYLDDGAVLVEGDSITAVGPRSQIAERVGSDSTHLAFPEGTVVPGLIDAHVHLVFDGGADPVATLHESSDETLLKDMRRRAEQLLSSGVTTVRDLGDRNGLTLQLDAEIASGSTTGPRIVSAGTPATPPGGHCHFLGGEVTGEAEVRDLVRRNVEAGATVIKAMVTGGGLTKGGPKSWQSQFSPEELQALVDEAHQAGLPVAAHAHGTDGITAAVEAGVDTIEHCTWMTSDGFDLRQDVLKQIIDRGIAVCPAVSPHWQMLPRFFGEERAAAMFDLVRQMAEAGAKLIVGTDAGVQRTGFDGLVPALSFYAHLGLPNGRILDMATADAADALGLGGTTGRIAPGFRADLLVVDGDPLEDLGVLKAVQAVVAEGRLREPGKTPEHD comes from the coding sequence ATGCTGATCACCGCCCGCCGAGTCCTCGTGGGCCCTGGAACGTATCTGGACGATGGCGCAGTCCTCGTCGAAGGCGACTCGATCACGGCGGTTGGGCCACGCTCGCAGATCGCGGAGCGGGTCGGCTCGGACAGTACGCACCTCGCGTTCCCCGAGGGCACGGTGGTGCCCGGTCTCATCGATGCACACGTGCACCTGGTGTTCGACGGCGGCGCGGACCCGGTGGCCACGCTCCACGAGTCGAGCGACGAGACCCTGCTGAAGGACATGCGCCGCCGCGCGGAACAGCTTCTCTCCAGCGGCGTGACGACGGTGCGTGACCTGGGAGACCGCAACGGCCTCACCCTCCAGCTGGACGCGGAGATCGCCAGCGGCAGCACTACCGGTCCCCGGATCGTCTCCGCCGGCACACCCGCGACCCCGCCTGGAGGCCACTGCCACTTCCTCGGCGGTGAGGTCACCGGGGAAGCCGAGGTCCGCGACCTCGTACGGCGTAACGTGGAGGCGGGCGCCACCGTGATCAAGGCGATGGTGACCGGAGGCGGTCTGACCAAGGGCGGGCCGAAGAGCTGGCAGAGCCAGTTCTCCCCGGAAGAACTCCAGGCTCTGGTGGACGAGGCCCACCAGGCCGGCCTGCCGGTGGCCGCCCACGCGCACGGTACGGACGGCATCACCGCGGCCGTCGAGGCCGGGGTGGACACGATCGAGCACTGTACGTGGATGACGAGCGACGGCTTCGACCTGCGGCAGGACGTCCTGAAGCAGATCATCGACCGGGGCATCGCGGTCTGCCCGGCTGTGAGTCCCCACTGGCAGATGCTCCCCCGCTTCTTCGGCGAGGAGCGGGCGGCGGCCATGTTCGACCTCGTACGGCAGATGGCGGAGGCCGGAGCCAAGCTCATCGTAGGAACCGACGCGGGAGTCCAGCGCACAGGGTTCGACGGACTGGTGCCCGCCCTGTCGTTCTACGCGCACCTCGGGCTGCCGAACGGCAGGATCCTCGACATGGCGACTGCCGACGCGGCCGATGCGCTCGGACTGGGCGGGACGACAGGCCGGATCGCTCCGGGGTTCCGCGCGGACCTGCTGGTGGTCGACGGAGACCCCCTCGAAGACCTCGGCGTTCTGAAGGCGGTCCAGGCCGTCGTCGCCGAGGGGCGCCTACGCGAGCCGGGCAAGACGCCGGAGCACGACTAG